A section of the Methanosarcina mazei S-6 genome encodes:
- a CDS encoding PRC-barrel domain-containing protein encodes MAHRDNPEFLSASTIKGDKVVNTAGEDLGKIEELMIDVDDGRIAYAALSFGGFLGMGNKLFAIPWQALKLRLHEHTFLLDIPKETLERAEGFDKDNWPAADREWLSDTYTYYGYQPYWQRRAEEQTEIRGEVGAERLSRESASENPIFLSADSIKGNKVVNRDGNDIGKIDEIMIDLQDGNVAYAAVSHGGILGIGSKLFAIPWKAFSLRIRDNAFILDIPEETFDKAEGFDKSHWPLTRQELSGTFTHYGFEPYWQAAAVGAGVSAGVMGETEAEKMSRMERERKGLVKTDEELKARQERERLEGLKETQEEKISRLEQERMERERQTETERERLSRLEKEQMELENQSRVEKEKLAGLEKELQESIRLEETEKVSRLEKEVNLLQGQEQSRRERLAQLESERARVGKLEETEKERLARLEKERMEAERREESEKERLARLEKERMEAERKVETEQERLARLEKERTEAEKRHETEKERLAGLGTGGVMAAKGAETGYAKMARTEGIAGREGPEFLSASTIKGNKVVNTAGEDLGKIEELMIDLDEGRIGYAVLSFGGFLGLGDKLFSIPWNSLSLRVHEHSFVLDVPKETLEKAEGFDKDNWPVTTRESLSQTYNYYGHEPYWQREATERTGLPGEIGSERVSGKDVTAGRESPEFLSAGTIKGDKVINTEGEDLGKIEELMIDLDDGRVGYAVLSFGGFLGMGDKLFAIPWKALSLKVHEHAFVLNIPKDVLKDAEGFDKDRWPLTRDSLFRTYTYYGYQPYWQKRETAEVTGVTGETAESPREREPARMERRAQSESHGQLKTAEEKMAQQDKERIKRMEETETDKEKLERLERERTVAERREKKYQ; translated from the coding sequence ATGGCACATAGAGATAATCCAGAATTTTTATCGGCAAGCACTATAAAAGGGGACAAGGTCGTCAATACTGCTGGAGAAGACCTTGGAAAGATTGAAGAATTGATGATCGACGTCGATGACGGAAGAATAGCGTATGCGGCATTGTCTTTTGGCGGGTTCCTGGGTATGGGAAACAAACTATTTGCCATTCCCTGGCAGGCTTTAAAACTCAGGCTTCACGAACATACCTTCTTACTTGATATTCCTAAAGAAACACTTGAGAGAGCGGAAGGCTTTGATAAGGACAACTGGCCTGCAGCTGACCGTGAATGGCTCTCCGATACTTACACTTACTACGGATACCAGCCATACTGGCAAAGAAGGGCAGAGGAGCAGACCGAAATACGGGGCGAGGTAGGTGCAGAAAGGTTATCAAGAGAATCAGCCAGCGAGAACCCCATATTCCTGTCAGCAGATTCCATAAAAGGAAATAAAGTTGTCAATAGGGATGGGAATGATATTGGAAAGATCGACGAAATAATGATCGATCTGCAGGATGGAAATGTGGCATATGCCGCAGTATCACATGGCGGGATCCTTGGTATAGGCAGCAAATTGTTTGCTATTCCCTGGAAGGCTTTTTCCCTTAGAATCCGTGATAATGCCTTCATACTTGACATTCCTGAAGAGACCTTTGATAAGGCAGAAGGTTTCGACAAGAGTCACTGGCCTCTAACCCGTCAGGAACTTTCCGGGACTTTCACGCACTATGGGTTTGAACCTTACTGGCAGGCAGCGGCAGTGGGGGCAGGCGTTTCGGCAGGAGTCATGGGTGAGACTGAAGCAGAAAAGATGTCCCGGATGGAAAGAGAGAGGAAAGGGTTGGTAAAAACAGATGAAGAGTTAAAGGCAAGACAGGAAAGGGAAAGACTTGAAGGGTTAAAAGAGACGCAGGAAGAAAAAATCTCCCGTCTGGAACAGGAACGTATGGAACGGGAGAGGCAGACAGAAACTGAACGAGAAAGACTCTCGCGCCTGGAAAAAGAACAGATGGAACTTGAAAATCAGTCACGGGTTGAGAAAGAGAAGCTTGCAGGGCTGGAAAAAGAACTTCAGGAATCTATCAGGCTCGAAGAGACTGAAAAAGTATCCAGGCTTGAGAAAGAGGTGAATCTTTTACAGGGGCAGGAACAGTCCCGCAGAGAGAGACTGGCACAGCTGGAGAGTGAGCGTGCAAGAGTGGGGAAGCTGGAAGAGACCGAAAAAGAGAGGCTCGCCAGGCTTGAAAAAGAGAGGATGGAAGCCGAGAGGCGTGAAGAAAGTGAGAAAGAACGGCTTGCCCGCCTGGAAAAGGAGAGGATGGAAGCTGAAAGAAAAGTAGAGACCGAGCAGGAGAGGCTTGCCAGGCTTGAAAAAGAGAGAACGGAAGCAGAAAAGCGCCATGAGACCGAGAAGGAAAGGCTTGCCGGGTTAGGAACAGGGGGTGTAATGGCAGCAAAAGGAGCGGAAACAGGATATGCAAAAATGGCAAGGACTGAAGGAATAGCAGGAAGGGAAGGCCCTGAATTCTTATCGGCAAGCACTATAAAAGGGAACAAGGTTGTCAATACAGCCGGCGAGGACCTTGGAAAGATAGAAGAATTAATGATCGACCTTGATGAAGGAAGAATAGGATATGCTGTACTGTCTTTTGGCGGATTCCTCGGTCTGGGCGACAAGTTATTTTCTATTCCCTGGAACTCTCTATCATTGAGAGTACACGAGCATTCCTTCGTACTTGACGTTCCTAAAGAAACACTTGAAAAAGCAGAAGGTTTTGATAAGGACAACTGGCCTGTAACTACCCGTGAGAGTCTCTCGCAGACCTACAATTACTACGGACACGAACCTTACTGGCAGAGAGAGGCGACTGAAAGGACAGGGCTTCCCGGAGAGATAGGCTCAGAAAGGGTTTCCGGAAAAGATGTTACAGCGGGCAGAGAAAGTCCGGAATTCCTTTCAGCAGGCACTATCAAAGGGGATAAAGTCATCAATACGGAAGGGGAGGACCTTGGAAAGATTGAAGAATTGATGATCGACCTTGATGATGGAAGAGTGGGATATGCTGTACTGTCCTTTGGCGGATTCCTTGGCATGGGAGACAAACTGTTTGCCATCCCCTGGAAGGCACTTTCTTTGAAGGTTCACGAACACGCCTTTGTCCTTAATATTCCTAAAGATGTCCTGAAGGATGCAGAAGGCTTTGATAAGGACAGATGGCCCTTAACCCGTGACAGCCTATTCAGGACCTATACCTACTATGGATACCAGCCGTACTGGCAGAAAAGAGAAACGGCTGAAGTAACCGGAGTGACAGGGGAGACTGCCGAAAGTCCCAGGGAAAGAGAGCCGGCAAGAATGGAGAGACGGGCTCAAAGCGAAAGCCACGGGCAGCTAAAAACCGCAGAGGAAAAAATGGCACAGCAGGATAAAGAAAGAATTAAAAGAATGGAGGAGACCGAGACAGATAAAGAGAAACTTGAACGCCTGGAAAGGGAACGCACGGTAGCAGAAAGAAGGGAGAAGAAATATCAGTAA
- a CDS encoding PRC-barrel domain-containing protein — MAHKDNPEFLSASTIKGDKVINTAGEDLGKIEELMLDLRDGRIAYAVLSFGGFLGLGNKLFAIPWSALSLRVHEHAFVLDIPKEVLEKAEGFDKDNWPVTNREWLSSMYSYYGYQPYWQTEMLENRPGNI, encoded by the coding sequence ATGGCGCATAAAGATAATCCTGAGTTTTTGTCAGCAAGCACTATAAAAGGGGATAAGGTCATCAATACCGCTGGAGAGGACCTGGGGAAAATTGAAGAGCTGATGCTTGACCTCCGTGATGGAAGAATAGCGTATGCTGTACTCTCATTTGGTGGGTTCCTTGGTCTGGGCAATAAGTTATTTGCAATTCCCTGGAGTGCCCTTTCGTTAAGAGTGCACGAGCATGCCTTTGTCCTCGATATTCCTAAAGAAGTCCTTGAAAAAGCGGAAGGCTTTGATAAAGATAACTGGCCTGTAACTAACCGTGAATGGCTTTCCTCTATGTACAGCTATTATGGATATCAGCCATACTGGCAGACAGAAATGCTGGAAAATAGGCCGGGAAATATTTAA